The Pseudomonas sp. FP2309 genomic sequence CAGGGCCGCGACTTCCAGGCGGTGCTGGCCAACAACGATGAGATGGCGATCGGTGCGTCCATGGCCCTGAAATCAGCGGGCAAGAAAGGCGTGTTGATCGCCGGTGTCGACGGCACGCCGGACGGCCTGAACGCGATCACCAAGGGCGACATGACGGTATCGGCCTTCCAGGACGCCAAGGGTCAGGCGGACAAGTCGGTGGACACCGCGCGCAAGATGGCCAGGAACGAGCCCATCGAGCAGAACGTGGTGATCCCGTTCCAGCTGATCACGCCGGACAACGTCAAAGACTTCAAGTAGCCCTGACATAACAACAATAAGCCGGCAGGGCGGTCGTGCCCGCCCTGCCGATGGAGTACCGCCCTATGCTCGCTCAAGCCGCTGTCTCGCAGCCCCTCGGTATCCAGCCCCTGCCGCTGGACGAACCCTACCTGCTGGAAATCGTCAATATCAGCAAAGGCTTTCCCGGCGTCGTGGCCCTGGCCGACGTGCAACTGCGCGTGCGCCCCGGCACAGTGCTGGCGCTGATGGGGGAGAACGGTGCGGGCAAATCGACCTTGATGAAAATCATCGCTGGCATCTACCAGCCCGACGCCGGCGAAATTCGCCTGCGCGGAGAGCCCATCGTCTTTGAGACGCCGCTGGCGGCACAAAAGGCCGGGATCGCCATGATCCACCAGGAACTCAACCTGATGCCGCACATGAGCATCGCCGAGAACATCTGGATCGGCCGCGAGCAGCTCAACAGCCTGCACATGGTCAACCACCGCGAAATGCACCGCTGCACCGCCGAGTTGCTGGCGCGCCTGCGGATTAATCTGGACCCGGAAGAGCAGGTCGGCAACCTGAGCATCGCCGAGCGGCAGATGGTCGAGATTGCCAAGGCGGTGTCCTACGACTCCGACATCCTGATCATGGACGAGCCCACCTCGGCCATTACCGAAAAGGAAGTGGCGCACCTGTTTTCGATCATTGCCGACCTCAAATCCCAGGGCAAAGGCATCGTCTACATCACGCATAAAATGAACGAAGTGTTTGCCATCGCCGATGAAGTGGCCGTGTTCCGCGACGGTCACTATATCGGCCTGCAACGTGCCGACAGCATGAACAGCGACAGCCTGATCTCGATGATGGTGGGGCGTGAGCTGAGCCAGTTGTTCCCGGTGCGCGAGACGCCCATCGGCGAGCTGCTGCTGTCGGTGCGCGACCTGCGCCTGGACGGCGTGTTCAAGGACGTGTCGTTCGACCTGCATGCCGGCGAGATTCTCGGTATCGCCGGGCTGATGGGCTCGGGCCGTACCAATGTGGCGGAAACCATTTTTGGCATCACCCCAAGCGACGGCGGGCAGATCGTGCTGGACGGTCAGCCGGTCCGCATCAGCGACCCGCACATGGCCATCGAAAAAGGCTTTGCGCTGTTGACCGAGGACCGCAAGCTCAGTGGCCTGTTCCCCTGCCTGTCGGTGCTGGAAAACATGGAAATGGCTGTGCTGCCGCACTATTCGGACAACG encodes the following:
- a CDS encoding sugar ABC transporter ATP-binding protein, giving the protein MLAQAAVSQPLGIQPLPLDEPYLLEIVNISKGFPGVVALADVQLRVRPGTVLALMGENGAGKSTLMKIIAGIYQPDAGEIRLRGEPIVFETPLAAQKAGIAMIHQELNLMPHMSIAENIWIGREQLNSLHMVNHREMHRCTAELLARLRINLDPEEQVGNLSIAERQMVEIAKAVSYDSDILIMDEPTSAITEKEVAHLFSIIADLKSQGKGIVYITHKMNEVFAIADEVAVFRDGHYIGLQRADSMNSDSLISMMVGRELSQLFPVRETPIGELLLSVRDLRLDGVFKDVSFDLHAGEILGIAGLMGSGRTNVAETIFGITPSDGGQIVLDGQPVRISDPHMAIEKGFALLTEDRKLSGLFPCLSVLENMEMAVLPHYSDNGFIQQKALRALCEDMCKKLRVKTPSLEQCIDTLSGGNQQKALLARWLMTNPRLLILDEPTRGIDVGAKAEIYRLISFLASEGMAVIMISSELPEVLGMSDRVMVMHEGELMGTLDRADATQEKVMHLASGMTAVH